A section of the Streptomyces sp. V3I8 genome encodes:
- a CDS encoding helix-turn-helix domain-containing protein: MPHPSTPFGEELRKRRLEAGLSLTDLSVLVHYSKAQLSKVERGIKAPSRDLARLCDPALGADGALIALSIPTAVDSPAVSAPGRVEEENWMMQLSPDGPNSFGPVGRREVMNAGVASLMTWRSDGSGPVSPAAGAGMLEASRSLFTHYRRLGQTVEPGLLLPVLIAQTHTLRELSAQSDSSTRRRLLALGSRYAEYVGWLVQETGDERAALWWTQRSVWPPPAVIRHWPVMRWSAGRWSRCTGRTPSRRSRWPAGRRAACCRHGSAVSPHSAKRRVMPSPVMSAPVYVPWTGLVPCSPAGTTSPKALTAR; encoded by the coding sequence GTGCCACATCCGTCCACCCCGTTCGGCGAGGAACTGAGGAAGCGGCGTCTGGAGGCCGGACTGAGCCTTACGGACCTGTCCGTTCTCGTGCACTACAGCAAGGCGCAGCTCAGCAAGGTCGAGCGGGGCATCAAGGCACCCAGCCGTGATCTCGCGCGGCTGTGCGACCCGGCACTCGGTGCCGACGGGGCACTGATCGCCCTGAGCATCCCTACCGCTGTCGACTCACCTGCCGTGTCGGCGCCAGGCCGGGTCGAGGAGGAGAACTGGATGATGCAGTTGTCACCGGACGGCCCGAACTCGTTCGGGCCCGTGGGCCGGCGTGAGGTGATGAACGCCGGTGTCGCCTCGTTGATGACCTGGAGGTCGGACGGATCGGGTCCGGTTTCCCCGGCCGCCGGCGCCGGCATGCTGGAAGCCTCACGCTCCCTGTTCACGCACTACCGCAGACTCGGTCAGACCGTGGAACCCGGTCTGCTCCTGCCCGTTCTGATCGCGCAGACACACACGCTGCGGGAGCTGTCGGCGCAGAGCGACAGCTCCACCAGGCGCCGCCTGCTGGCGCTCGGTTCCCGGTACGCCGAGTACGTGGGCTGGCTGGTGCAGGAGACCGGGGACGAGCGTGCGGCGCTGTGGTGGACACAGCGGTCGGTCTGGCCGCCGCCGGCGGTGATCAGGCACTGGCCGGTTATGCGCTGGTCCGCAGGGCGTTGGTCACGCTGTACCGGGAGGACGCCGAGCAGACGATCGCGCTGGCCCGCCGGGCGCAGAGCGGCGTGCTGCCGCCACGGATCCGCGGTCTCGCCGCACAGCGCGAAGCGCAGGGTCATGCCCTCGCCGGTGATGTCGGCGCCTGTCTACGTGCCCTGGACCGGGCTCGTACCCTGCTCGCCCGCCGGAACGACATCGCCGAAGGCGCTGACGGCCCGGTGA